The Opitutaceae bacterium genome has a window encoding:
- the gcvP gene encoding aminomethyl-transferring glycine dehydrogenase yields the protein MPDLSAALSPNHSGPDATSSRSRRDPLAALDTFARRHLGSQGPGVAAMLDALGLESMDALIDRAVPEDIRLTAPMVLPGATSESETLGELRRIASRNKVHRSLIGQGYYGTLTPTVIQRNILENPGWYTQYTPYQAEIAQGRLEALLNFQTMVTDLTGLEIANASLLDEATAAAEAMTMAFGIKGGPDRATFLVADHCLPQTIDVVRTRAEPLGIEVRIEPVESLSPDAATFGVLLQYPATGGDIVEPEPLIAKAAAAGALSIVACDLLALTLLRPPGEMGADIAVGSAQRFGVPFGFGGPHAAFFATRDRYKRQMPGRLVGVSKDAQGNPALRLALQTREQHIRRDRATSNICTAQVLLAVMASMYAVYHGADGLRQIARRVRTMTRLLARELRSLGHRTNQAPVFDTLTVDLGDSLAGRIHAEADRHGINLRRIDDRTVGISLDETTEVGDLKTLLEIFAAVAGKTAPGVAAGDADEADYPDPLQRKSDFLTHPVFTRFRTETEFLRYVRRLEARDLSLCHSMISLGSCTMKLNATTEMVPVTWPEFARIHPFAPADQTEGYLELITQLESWLCTITGFAAVSLQPNAGSQGEYAGLLTIRAYHRARSDFNRTVCLIPVSAHGTNPASAVMAGLKVVPVRCDEAGNIDVADLRSKAETHAADLAALMVTYPSTHGVFESTIREICAIVHQHGGQVYMDGANMNAQVGLTHPGLIGADVCHLNLHKTFCIPHGGGGPGVGPIGVAAHLAPFLPSHRVRAPFAGSPAAEATGPTTAAPWGSAGILVISWAYIRMMGAAGLTEATRTAILNANYMAHRIAPHFPILYRGEKGLVAHEFIVDFRPRKASCGIEVEDIAKRLMDYGFHAPTMSWPVPGTMMIEPTESESKAELDRFCDTLIAIGREIDAIERGEMDAADNALKHAPHTAGMIASDDWTHPYSREAAAFPVPGIRESKFWPAVARIDNVYGDRNLVCSCVGMEAFA from the coding sequence ATGCCCGATCTGTCTGCGGCCCTCTCTCCCAATCATTCCGGTCCGGACGCGACGTCCAGTCGTTCCAGGCGCGATCCTCTGGCTGCGCTCGACACATTCGCCCGCCGACACCTGGGATCGCAGGGGCCTGGGGTGGCCGCCATGCTCGACGCCCTCGGGCTCGAGAGCATGGATGCCCTGATCGACCGCGCCGTTCCTGAGGATATCCGGCTGACCGCACCAATGGTCCTGCCCGGAGCAACGAGCGAGAGCGAAACCCTTGGTGAACTGCGGCGGATTGCTTCTCGAAACAAGGTCCACCGTTCCTTGATCGGTCAGGGCTATTACGGGACACTGACGCCGACGGTCATCCAGCGGAACATCCTCGAGAACCCCGGCTGGTACACCCAGTACACGCCCTACCAGGCGGAAATCGCCCAGGGGCGGCTCGAGGCGCTGCTCAATTTCCAGACCATGGTGACCGACCTGACCGGCCTTGAAATCGCCAATGCCTCCCTCCTGGACGAGGCCACGGCGGCGGCCGAGGCCATGACCATGGCCTTCGGAATCAAGGGCGGCCCGGACCGCGCGACCTTCCTCGTCGCCGATCACTGCCTGCCTCAAACCATTGACGTGGTCCGGACCCGGGCCGAGCCCCTCGGCATCGAGGTGCGGATCGAACCGGTCGAGAGCCTCTCACCCGATGCCGCCACCTTCGGTGTCCTTCTTCAGTACCCCGCCACGGGCGGCGATATCGTCGAGCCGGAGCCCCTGATCGCGAAGGCCGCTGCGGCCGGTGCCCTCTCCATCGTGGCCTGCGACCTCCTTGCCCTCACCCTTCTGCGTCCGCCCGGAGAGATGGGAGCGGACATCGCAGTGGGTTCGGCCCAGCGTTTCGGCGTGCCCTTCGGCTTTGGCGGACCGCACGCCGCCTTCTTTGCCACCCGCGACCGCTACAAGCGCCAGATGCCCGGTCGACTGGTCGGGGTCTCCAAGGACGCCCAGGGCAACCCCGCCCTTCGCCTCGCCCTCCAGACCCGCGAACAGCATATCCGGCGCGACCGGGCGACGAGCAATATCTGCACCGCCCAGGTTCTGCTGGCGGTGATGGCCTCGATGTACGCGGTTTACCATGGCGCCGACGGACTCAGGCAAATCGCCCGAAGGGTGCGCACCATGACCCGCCTCCTTGCCCGGGAATTGAGATCACTGGGCCATCGCACGAACCAGGCCCCGGTCTTTGACACCCTGACGGTCGACCTCGGCGACAGCCTGGCCGGCAGGATCCATGCCGAGGCCGATCGACACGGGATCAACCTGCGTCGGATCGATGACCGAACCGTCGGGATTTCGCTCGATGAAACCACCGAGGTTGGCGATCTGAAAACCCTGCTCGAGATTTTCGCCGCGGTGGCGGGGAAGACCGCCCCCGGCGTCGCGGCAGGGGATGCGGATGAAGCGGATTACCCGGATCCGCTGCAAAGGAAATCCGACTTCCTGACCCATCCGGTCTTCACCCGGTTCCGGACCGAGACTGAATTCCTCCGCTATGTCCGTCGGCTGGAGGCACGCGACCTCTCTCTCTGCCATTCGATGATCTCACTGGGATCATGCACGATGAAGCTGAATGCCACCACAGAGATGGTCCCGGTAACCTGGCCGGAGTTCGCCCGGATCCACCCCTTTGCCCCGGCCGACCAGACCGAGGGCTATCTCGAGCTGATCACCCAGCTCGAATCCTGGCTCTGCACCATCACCGGCTTCGCCGCGGTCTCCCTCCAGCCCAACGCCGGATCACAGGGCGAATACGCCGGCCTCCTGACCATCCGGGCCTACCACCGGGCCCGGAGTGACTTCAATCGAACGGTCTGCCTGATTCCGGTTTCCGCCCACGGCACGAATCCGGCCAGCGCGGTCATGGCCGGGCTGAAGGTCGTCCCGGTCCGCTGCGATGAAGCCGGCAATATCGACGTCGCGGATCTCCGGTCCAAAGCCGAGACCCACGCCGCGGATCTGGCGGCCCTCATGGTGACCTACCCCTCGACCCATGGCGTATTCGAATCTACGATACGCGAGATCTGCGCGATCGTCCATCAGCACGGCGGTCAGGTCTACATGGACGGGGCCAACATGAACGCCCAGGTGGGGCTGACCCACCCGGGGCTGATCGGCGCCGATGTCTGCCACCTCAATCTCCACAAGACCTTCTGCATCCCCCACGGCGGCGGCGGGCCGGGGGTCGGGCCGATCGGAGTGGCCGCCCACCTTGCCCCTTTCCTGCCTTCGCACCGGGTGCGCGCGCCGTTCGCCGGCTCCCCGGCGGCCGAGGCCACCGGCCCGACGACCGCGGCCCCCTGGGGCAGCGCCGGGATACTCGTCATCTCCTGGGCCTATATCCGGATGATGGGAGCGGCGGGCCTGACTGAGGCCACCCGGACGGCCATCCTCAACGCCAATTACATGGCTCACCGGATCGCCCCGCACTTCCCCATCCTCTACCGGGGCGAGAAAGGTTTGGTCGCCCACGAATTCATCGTGGATTTCCGTCCGCGCAAGGCCAGTTGCGGCATCGAAGTGGAGGATATCGCCAAGCGGCTGATGGACTATGGATTTCATGCCCCGACCATGTCCTGGCCCGTTCCCGGCACGATGATGATCGAGCCGACCGAAAGTGAATCCAAGGCGGAGCTCGACCGTTTCTGCGATACCCTGATCGCAATCGGGCGGGAGATCGATGCAATCGAGCGAGGGGAAATGGATGCGGCGGACAATGCCCTGAAGCATGCGCCCCATACGGCGGGAATGATCGCTTCCGACGACTGGACGCATCCCTATTCACGGGAAGCGGCCGCTTTTCCGGTGCCGGGTATTCGCGAATCGAAATTCTGGCCGGCGGTGGCCCGGATCGACAACGTCTACGGCGACCGCAACCTGGTCTGTTCCTGTGTCGGCATGGAGGCGTTTGCGTAG
- the nth gene encoding endonuclease III translates to MTKSERAAYVDRRLAELYPDPPIPLDHTDPFTLLVAVLLSAQCTDVRVNRTTPGLFARASTPEAMMRVPVEEIETIIRPCGLAPAKARGIAGLSRILVERHGGRVPTSFEELEALPGVGHKTASVVMAQAFGHPAFPVDTHIHRLAQRWKLSSGKNVVETERDLKRLFPKDRWNALHLQIIYYGREHCTARGCDGTVCEICRTLFPERKRAIKTKK, encoded by the coding sequence ATGACGAAGTCCGAACGTGCCGCCTATGTCGACCGCCGTCTGGCCGAGCTCTATCCGGATCCGCCGATCCCCCTCGACCATACCGATCCCTTCACTCTTCTGGTGGCGGTCCTTCTCTCGGCTCAATGCACCGATGTTCGGGTCAACCGGACCACCCCGGGGCTTTTCGCCCGGGCGTCCACTCCGGAGGCGATGATGCGTGTCCCGGTCGAGGAGATAGAGACCATCATCCGGCCCTGCGGACTGGCCCCGGCCAAGGCCAGGGGAATTGCGGGACTATCCAGGATCCTGGTCGAGCGCCATGGGGGCCGGGTTCCGACGTCATTCGAAGAACTGGAAGCCTTGCCCGGAGTGGGGCACAAGACCGCTTCGGTCGTCATGGCCCAGGCGTTCGGGCACCCGGCTTTTCCGGTCGACACCCATATCCACCGACTGGCCCAACGCTGGAAACTGTCATCGGGGAAGAACGTCGTCGAGACGGAACGGGATCTGAAACGCCTCTTCCCGAAGGACCGCTGGAACGCGCTCCACCTCCAGATCATCTACTACGGACGCGAACATTGCACGGCACGTGGCTGCGACGGCACCGTCTGCGAGATCTGCCGCACCCTTTTTCCGGAGCGGAAACGGGCGATCAAGACGAAGAAGTGA